Below is a window of Paraburkholderia kururiensis DNA.
TCCACTATCTCGGCAATATCGGCAACAACTTCGCAGAACCGCTTGAGCCACGCAGGACGTTGCGTCCGCTATCTCACCGTACATCCGGTTCGAACACGATGCGGCGATTCGCGAATCGTCCGCCGGGCGTCAGGTTGCTCGCAACGGGTTGCGTGCGGCCGTAGCCTTTCGCCGTCAACTGGTCTGCGGGGGCTCCGGCGTTCACGAGAAAATCGCGCACGGCGTTGGCTCTCTTCTGCGAGAGCTGGAGGTTTGCGTCAGCATTTCCGGCGTTGTCCGAAAACGCCGATATGGTGAATCGCATGGGGCGGCCCCCATCCGCGCAAGCCTTCATCAATTGCGCCGCTTCCATCAGCGATTCCTTTGCCGATGCCGGCACGTGCCCGCTCGAGCTCGCGAAGCTGACCACCTGGAGGTTGAGCACGCCGGCAATGTCTGGCGCGGAGCAGCGCCTGTCTGTCTCGACGATGTGGGCCATGGCGCGCAAGTACGCGTCCGTGGCCGATGCTGCGGCGTCGTCCGGATTGAACACCGTGACGTTATAGGCGGGACCGAGTTGCCGCTGCAACCGCAAGCGCCAGTCCGATGCGACGCTGGCGAGCGATCCCGCCAATTCGACCTGCGTTCCCTGCACCCGCAGCGCGGCGCCCTGAACCGTCATGGGCGCGAGCAGAGCGTCGATATGGGAGAGCCAGCCCGCCAAGGCCACGTGGCTATCGAGCCGCACGTCGACATGGACCTGCCGCGTGGCGGCGTTGCGGCCCAGCGCGTCGAGTAGTTTCTTCTTCTCTGTTTCGTCTTTCAGAACGGCTTCGAGGATTGGGACGCCGGCGCGATTCGCGCCGAACGCAAGTTGCGCATCGGCGATTGAGGCATCTTCCTGCGGGCGTGGTTCAACGGACCGCAACGCGGACACGGGAGCGACGGTCCGTGCTGCCGCGGATGAGCCGCCAGGCGCACTGGCCGCCGTGGACGCACTTGCCGTTGCAGGCATGGCCGACATGGATGCGGCCACCTTGGACGCGGCCGTCGAACTGCCCGCGACGGGCGAATCGGCCGCCCCCGAGCCAGCAACCGCAGCCGGCTTGCTGGTAGGCACCGCGCTCACTGAAACCGCTCCGCTCGACCCGGCCGCGGCGACGGACGAAGGATCGACAGCCGCAGCGGCAGGCTTCGCGTCGTCCGCCCCGCTTGTAGGGCGCAAACCATTCCATGCGAAAACGCTGCCCAGCACGGTAGCAAGCACGGCGAACAGGGACCACGCCCATCTGCCCGAGCGCCTCCCTTTCATCGATGCAACGTCAGAAGAAGAACGCTCCGCGGGGACGGCCGATGCGACGAGTCCCGGACGCTGCGGCAAAGCAGCTTTGAACGCAGCAGCTTCCGGCGCAACGCCCTTCGGCGCACCGGGCACGGCACTGGCGGCAATCATGGCGTCAAGCTGCGAAGCAATCGAATGCTGGAACTCGTTGGCATCCGCAAAACCCATGGCCTGCGCGACGGCATCGGAGATATGACCCGACACAGACGGCAATTGGGCACGAAGCATCGTGGGTAACGACGACTCGCTGGCCTGTTCGAGCAACAGATGATGCTTGAGCACACCAAACAGCACGGCGGCCACCATGCCGGTCAAAGCATGCATGGCCTGGGAGGGAAGGCTGGTCTGCGTCGCCACCTGATCGCTCAGCACGGCAACGCGCCGGCCCGTGGCGTGGGCGAGCAGCGCGTCGCCGGCGGTCTCGAGGTCTTTGATGCCGGCAGTGGCAGCCGTGAGCTGCACCAGCTCGTCGGCAATACGCGCATTCGCTTCTTTCGATCTGGCCGCCTCGAAAATCGCGGCATTGCCCTCGGCCGAATTCGCCGTCGCCATCAACGAGGCCACGAGGATGGGCGCAGCACAACCCACCACGCGCTCCAGAATCTCAGGCGACAAACCGATCTGCGTGGACAGCTGCTTCCTGACCGGCTCGGTAAACGTGTGACGGGTCGACTGTACGAGATCGATCTGCTTCAATGCGAACCCCTGCTCAGGAACAAGCGGACGGCCATACTGCCGCCTTCCGGACAGCAGACGGGCTGACAAAACCGCTTGCACCTTAGCAGCGAACGACAACCAGACTGTCAAGGTTTGTTACGGTACGCCGGTGCGATAACCCCAGCGTATGGCAAAGCAGGCGCTCGCAACTGGGTGCGGGACAGCAGGTACATGGGAGCCGCGACGAAGCACTCGTCTACGGCCGGTTCGGAAGAGAGTGGAAGGGACGACGCCGCGCCGCGCCGAGACGCTCAGGCGCTCTTGCGGCGAGCGCGGGCGCCCAATGTGCTGCGCGTGCGGTACGTCACCCCGTGCTGCTCAAGGTACTCGCGGATCAACTGGCGTACGACCTGCGACGGCGTAAGGTCCTGCGCCGCGCACAGCTTTTCGAACGCCTCCTTTTTCACGGGATCGATCAGAACAGTCAGTCGGGCGCTTTTTGTTTCCAT
It encodes the following:
- a CDS encoding OmpA family protein — protein: MKQIDLVQSTRHTFTEPVRKQLSTQIGLSPEILERVVGCAAPILVASLMATANSAEGNAAIFEAARSKEANARIADELVQLTAATAGIKDLETAGDALLAHATGRRVAVLSDQVATQTSLPSQAMHALTGMVAAVLFGVLKHHLLLEQASESSLPTMLRAQLPSVSGHISDAVAQAMGFADANEFQHSIASQLDAMIAASAVPGAPKGVAPEAAAFKAALPQRPGLVASAVPAERSSSDVASMKGRRSGRWAWSLFAVLATVLGSVFAWNGLRPTSGADDAKPAAAAVDPSSVAAAGSSGAVSVSAVPTSKPAAVAGSGAADSPVAGSSTAASKVAASMSAMPATASASTAASAPGGSSAAARTVAPVSALRSVEPRPQEDASIADAQLAFGANRAGVPILEAVLKDETEKKKLLDALGRNAATRQVHVDVRLDSHVALAGWLSHIDALLAPMTVQGAALRVQGTQVELAGSLASVASDWRLRLQRQLGPAYNVTVFNPDDAAASATDAYLRAMAHIVETDRRCSAPDIAGVLNLQVVSFASSSGHVPASAKESLMEAAQLMKACADGGRPMRFTISAFSDNAGNADANLQLSQKRANAVRDFLVNAGAPADQLTAKGYGRTQPVASNLTPGGRFANRRIVFEPDVR
- a CDS encoding ribbon-helix-helix protein, CopG family — encoded protein: METKSARLTVLIDPVKKEAFEKLCAAQDLTPSQVVRQLIREYLEQHGVTYRTRSTLGARARRKSA